The following are encoded in a window of Brevibacillus sp. DP1.3A genomic DNA:
- a CDS encoding cell wall metabolism sensor histidine kinase WalK: MSGPSRFLKLPIKWKLTLWSSLLLFLVFIGYNSFQYFFVEKWMFNQEQQVVQQTMREFLNYTLEKEQSFEEEDLTELRSFLEKINQRNQMIRILDEEGKPIVVVSENFQDITLPPLPPVQTIRTQTQEVRGDLLIMSSPLTIFQFNGTVMILKNMKEFEQLSGALFQVMAIGCLTAVIISGLGGRLLARQLLRPLQSMNETMSNVRQIGFHERVQFHDNQDEIATLMKMFNKMMDQVERSFLQQRQFVEDASHELRTPIAIIEGHLGMLRRWGKNDPAVLEESLQTSIQELARLKGLVQELLVLTRAEHVEIEEDVALHNPDRAVCHMIKKFATIQPTFTIEQELGPLAGEILAISEEHLEQVLLILLDNAVKYSGESRRICVRAMVQENVACMEIIDEGIGIPEQDLPYVLDRLYRVDKARNSGESGYGLGLAIAKRLLARYNGSITIQSVEQKGTTVTVFVPLRQ; the protein is encoded by the coding sequence ATGAGCGGACCATCGAGATTCTTAAAGCTCCCGATCAAATGGAAGCTGACACTCTGGTCGTCACTTCTGCTTTTTCTCGTATTCATTGGCTATAATAGCTTCCAATATTTTTTTGTAGAGAAGTGGATGTTTAATCAGGAACAACAGGTTGTGCAACAGACGATGCGAGAGTTCCTCAACTACACGCTGGAAAAAGAGCAATCTTTTGAGGAGGAGGACCTCACAGAGCTACGCAGCTTCCTGGAGAAAATCAATCAACGAAACCAGATGATTCGCATTCTGGACGAAGAGGGTAAACCGATTGTTGTCGTATCGGAAAATTTTCAAGATATCACACTGCCACCGCTTCCGCCTGTTCAGACGATTCGCACCCAGACCCAAGAAGTGCGTGGTGACTTGTTGATCATGAGCAGTCCTCTTACGATCTTTCAATTTAACGGGACAGTCATGATTCTGAAGAATATGAAAGAGTTTGAGCAATTGAGTGGTGCGCTCTTTCAGGTCATGGCAATTGGGTGCTTGACCGCTGTGATCATAAGCGGTCTCGGTGGCAGATTGCTCGCGCGGCAGTTGCTTAGGCCTCTGCAATCGATGAATGAAACGATGAGCAACGTCCGGCAAATAGGATTCCATGAACGCGTGCAGTTTCACGATAATCAGGATGAGATTGCGACTTTGATGAAAATGTTCAATAAAATGATGGATCAGGTGGAGCGGTCCTTTTTGCAGCAGAGACAATTCGTCGAGGATGCCTCACATGAGCTGCGGACGCCGATCGCGATTATCGAAGGGCATCTGGGAATGCTGCGGCGTTGGGGAAAAAATGATCCAGCTGTTTTGGAGGAATCCTTGCAGACTTCGATTCAAGAGCTCGCCAGACTAAAAGGACTGGTGCAGGAGCTGCTCGTTTTGACGAGAGCTGAGCATGTGGAGATCGAAGAGGATGTCGCGCTCCATAATCCGGATCGGGCTGTCTGTCACATGATCAAGAAATTCGCCACGATTCAGCCGACATTTACGATCGAGCAAGAACTAGGGCCTTTGGCTGGAGAAATCCTTGCCATATCAGAAGAACATCTGGAGCAAGTGCTACTGATCCTTTTGGATAATGCGGTCAAGTATTCCGGGGAGAGCAGGAGAATCTGCGTGAGGGCCATGGTGCAAGAAAATGTAGCCTGTATGGAAATCATAGATGAAGGAATCGGCATACCTGAGCAGGATTTGCCGTATGTCTTGGACCGATTGTATCGGGTAGACAAAGCGAGAAACAGCGGGGAGAGCGGGTATGGACTTGGGCTTGCCATCGCCAAACGATTGCTTGCGCGTTACAACGGCAGCATAACGATTCAGAGTGTGGAGCAGAAAGGGACGACTGTGACTGTTTTTGTGCCGCTTCGTCAGTGA
- the eutH gene encoding ethanolamine utilization protein EutH, producing MEHIGSVIIYIIMLCAVIGAIAAIRNADEGLGKEFMEGIHSTGYIFVPAAGIMASLPYISWFVEKAVSPIFNKIGADPAIAATAILASDMGGYQLANLLKTSTEGWIMAMIVGLMAGATIVFSIPMGLAMLDKRDHKYMALGVMSGILTVPIGAFISSAILVLTNAEVRNEISTNAESTYAFAIGFGQVLLNLSPILFFVLAIAAGLRFLPDLMIKGFMIFGKTMDAAIKLVLVFSIVQHFTGIFTTIFGAWGFDPIIADPTDQYRALETAGYIGIMLAGAFPMVYMLRKYAAKPLEVLGNKLGMSPSGSAGLLATSANILAMFRLIRSMPPKDKVINISFGVCSAFLLGDHLSFSANFQPNIILPVMIGKLGAGIIGIAFAYWLSVPKALELEKQDRAAGIIGPDEYLDHHNSAQAEVAATKQ from the coding sequence ATGGAGCACATTGGAAGCGTCATTATTTACATCATCATGTTATGTGCAGTGATTGGTGCCATTGCCGCGATTCGCAACGCCGATGAGGGTCTCGGTAAGGAGTTCATGGAAGGGATTCACTCAACAGGTTACATCTTCGTTCCTGCTGCCGGTATTATGGCGTCCCTACCGTACATCTCTTGGTTCGTAGAAAAAGCGGTATCACCCATCTTCAACAAAATTGGAGCAGATCCTGCGATTGCGGCAACTGCGATTCTCGCATCTGACATGGGTGGCTATCAGTTGGCAAACCTCCTGAAGACCTCCACGGAAGGTTGGATTATGGCGATGATCGTCGGTCTGATGGCCGGTGCTACAATCGTGTTCTCCATCCCAATGGGTCTTGCTATGTTGGACAAGCGCGATCATAAATACATGGCGCTTGGCGTAATGTCCGGTATTTTGACAGTTCCGATTGGTGCTTTTATCTCCAGCGCCATTCTTGTTTTGACAAATGCAGAGGTTCGCAATGAAATCTCGACGAACGCTGAATCCACTTATGCTTTTGCTATTGGTTTCGGTCAGGTACTGTTGAACCTTTCACCAATTTTGTTCTTCGTACTCGCGATTGCTGCTGGTCTGCGTTTCCTGCCAGACTTGATGATTAAAGGCTTCATGATTTTCGGGAAGACAATGGATGCAGCTATCAAGCTCGTACTCGTATTCTCGATCGTGCAACACTTTACTGGCATCTTTACTACGATTTTCGGAGCTTGGGGCTTCGATCCGATCATCGCCGATCCAACCGATCAATACCGTGCGTTGGAGACCGCTGGTTACATCGGTATCATGCTCGCAGGTGCGTTCCCAATGGTATACATGCTGCGTAAATATGCAGCGAAGCCGCTCGAAGTATTGGGTAACAAGCTGGGCATGAGCCCTTCTGGTAGTGCAGGCTTGCTCGCGACTAGCGCGAACATCCTGGCGATGTTCCGTCTCATTCGTTCCATGCCGCCGAAAGACAAAGTTATCAACATTTCCTTCGGGGTTTGTTCAGCTTTCTTGCTGGGTGACCACTTGTCCTTCTCGGCTAACTTCCAACCAAACATTATCTTGCCGGTCATGATTGGTAAATTGGGTGCAGGTATTATCGGTATTGCTTTTGCTTACTGGCTCTCCGTTCCGAAAGCACTTGAACTGGAAAAACAAGATCGTGCTGCGGGAATTATCGGTCCAGACGAGTACTTGGATCATCATAATAGCGCGCAAGCTGAAGTTGCAGCAACCAAACAATAA
- a CDS encoding VOC family protein, which yields MITKMATVAVYVEDQQRAKVFWTEKVGFEVKQEHPMGPNSSWLEVGPAGAQTALVLYPKSMMSNWQEQKASIVFECTEIEKTYETMRANGVVFQGELNKMQWGTYATFQDEDGNSYLLKG from the coding sequence ATGATTACCAAAATGGCAACGGTAGCTGTCTACGTTGAAGATCAACAACGCGCAAAAGTGTTCTGGACAGAAAAGGTTGGATTTGAAGTCAAGCAAGAGCACCCGATGGGACCAAACAGCAGTTGGTTGGAGGTAGGACCAGCAGGTGCCCAGACTGCTTTGGTACTCTATCCGAAAAGTATGATGAGCAACTGGCAGGAACAAAAAGCCTCGATCGTTTTTGAATGTACAGAAATTGAAAAGACGTACGAAACGATGCGAGCGAACGGTGTTGTTTTTCAAGGAGAACTGAACAAGATGCAGTGGGGGACCTATGCGACTTTTCAGGATGAAGATGGCAACAGCTATTTGCTAAAAGGATAA
- a CDS encoding futalosine hydrolase: MILSQQYRSILIVTSVDAERDAVMRGIQGDERFTVIAGGVGPAAAAASTARALACADYDLVICAGICGGFVGQAEIGSLVVATEIICADLGAETPEGFCSVDELGFGSARVSVDQELVERATEAMRAAGLTAKKGIVLTLSTVTGTAETAAALAQRMPDALAEAMEGYGVATAAQAARRPVLEIRTVSNAIGPRDKSAWRIKDALESLEKGSSVLREVLS, encoded by the coding sequence ATGATTTTGTCACAACAATATAGAAGCATTCTGATCGTGACCTCCGTTGACGCAGAACGGGATGCAGTGATGCGCGGCATTCAAGGGGATGAGCGTTTCACAGTTATCGCTGGGGGAGTAGGACCAGCAGCCGCCGCAGCGAGTACAGCCAGAGCGCTTGCTTGCGCGGACTACGATCTGGTCATTTGTGCAGGAATATGCGGCGGATTCGTGGGACAAGCAGAGATTGGGTCGCTCGTTGTCGCGACAGAGATTATTTGTGCGGATTTGGGGGCAGAAACGCCTGAGGGCTTTTGTAGTGTGGACGAGCTCGGATTTGGATCAGCTCGGGTAAGTGTCGATCAGGAGTTGGTCGAAAGGGCAACGGAAGCAATGAGGGCAGCAGGCTTGACCGCCAAAAAAGGCATTGTACTTACACTATCGACTGTGACGGGCACAGCGGAAACAGCGGCGGCTTTGGCACAGCGGATGCCAGACGCGCTAGCAGAAGCGATGGAGGGGTATGGCGTTGCGACTGCTGCCCAGGCTGCCAGACGACCTGTTCTGGAAATTCGCACGGTATCGAATGCAATTGGACCGCGGGATAAATCCGCTTGGCGGATAAAAGATGCGTTGGAATCTCTGGAAAAGGGAAGCTCTGTACTACGGGAGGTACTATCATGA
- a CDS encoding superoxide dismutase family protein: MYGYQPYEYPYEYDLRAVSSQHGRRTGQSFAEIQGGPLAPNLNGYVVFTDVPYGTEVFVEVSGLPAFQPAAGNQPQIGPFGFHLHEHGVCTVGNPNDPFTTAGSHWNPTHQPHGNHVGDFPVLFSNDGYARMTFFTNKISAADVVGKSVIIHQSPDDFHSQPAGNSGKRLACGLIYAG; this comes from the coding sequence ATGTACGGATATCAACCTTATGAATACCCATATGAATATGACTTACGAGCTGTGTCCTCACAGCATGGGCGGAGAACAGGACAATCTTTTGCCGAAATTCAAGGCGGTCCACTGGCGCCGAATCTGAATGGATATGTTGTGTTTACCGATGTCCCCTACGGTACCGAAGTGTTCGTGGAAGTCAGCGGTCTCCCCGCTTTCCAGCCAGCCGCTGGCAATCAACCGCAAATCGGGCCATTTGGTTTTCATTTGCATGAGCATGGCGTCTGTACGGTAGGAAATCCGAATGATCCCTTTACCACAGCAGGCAGTCACTGGAACCCTACGCATCAGCCACATGGCAACCACGTAGGCGACTTCCCCGTGCTGTTTTCCAATGACGGCTATGCACGAATGACTTTTTTCACAAACAAAATCAGTGCAGCAGATGTGGTCGGCAAAAGCGTGATCATCCATCAAAGTCCTGATGACTTCCATTCGCAGCCGGCAGGAAATAGCGGAAAACGACTGGCATGTGGATTGATCTACGCTGGCTAA
- a CDS encoding GNAT family N-acetyltransferase gives MNQAFSIERVPFEQKHALKQLLELYTYDFTEFEPFEVDDDGLFGYDYFEKYWVEPERHPFFIKVNGKLAGFVLVRMLTSPDPDLPSTHSIAEFFIMKRYRRLGIGKAAAHQIFKMFPGAWEVFQLENNMPAIGFWRASIRDYTANLYQERQEDGKVIQTFLSRP, from the coding sequence GTGAATCAAGCATTCTCGATAGAACGAGTTCCTTTTGAACAGAAGCACGCTCTCAAGCAACTGTTGGAGCTGTATACGTACGACTTCACTGAGTTTGAGCCTTTCGAAGTAGATGACGATGGCTTGTTTGGTTATGACTACTTTGAGAAGTATTGGGTCGAACCAGAACGCCATCCCTTTTTCATCAAAGTAAATGGTAAGCTAGCCGGGTTTGTCCTCGTCCGCATGCTCACAAGCCCTGATCCAGATTTGCCATCAACCCACTCCATTGCTGAATTTTTTATCATGAAGCGCTACCGTCGACTGGGGATCGGAAAAGCGGCCGCCCATCAAATCTTCAAAATGTTCCCGGGTGCCTGGGAAGTCTTTCAATTGGAAAACAACATGCCTGCCATCGGCTTTTGGCGTGCCAGCATCCGCGATTACACAGCCAATCTCTATCAAGAGCGTCAAGAGGATGGCAAAGTCATACAAACATTCCTTTCGAGACCATAG
- a CDS encoding 1,4-dihydroxy-6-naphthoate synthase, producing MKIAFSPCPNDTFVFHAWAHDLIPGAPKLDIMYADIDITNTLAAQGEGPEVMKISYAALPWVMDNYSLLPCGGALGRGCGPLVLTQGNSGESANDPARLSNKTVAVPSERSTAYLLFRLWAAQNVPGGVGEIVVMPFHEIMPAVRDGKIDAGLVIHEARFTYQNYGLSLMTDLGNWWESDTNLPIPLGAIIAKKSMDIEALTNWTRSSVEYAWANPTASQEYVMSHAQELSLEVAQAHINLYVNEFTRNLGNDGYAAVEALLGRAAEEGLVPAFDLSTLRR from the coding sequence ATGAAAATTGCGTTTTCACCATGTCCGAATGACACTTTTGTTTTTCATGCTTGGGCACATGATTTGATTCCGGGAGCGCCAAAGCTCGATATTATGTACGCAGATATCGATATTACGAATACACTTGCTGCACAGGGGGAAGGCCCTGAAGTAATGAAAATCTCCTATGCGGCATTGCCATGGGTGATGGACAACTACTCGTTGCTCCCTTGCGGCGGTGCACTGGGCAGAGGCTGCGGGCCACTCGTTTTGACCCAAGGAAATTCTGGTGAGAGTGCGAACGATCCAGCACGCCTGTCCAACAAAACTGTAGCAGTGCCGAGTGAGCGCTCCACAGCTTATTTACTGTTCCGGCTCTGGGCTGCACAAAATGTCCCAGGTGGTGTAGGGGAGATCGTCGTCATGCCGTTTCATGAGATTATGCCTGCTGTACGTGACGGCAAGATCGATGCGGGACTCGTGATCCACGAGGCGCGTTTCACGTATCAAAACTACGGGCTGTCTCTTATGACTGACTTGGGCAACTGGTGGGAGTCTGATACGAATTTGCCAATTCCGTTGGGGGCCATCATCGCGAAAAAATCAATGGACATCGAGGCTCTGACCAATTGGACGCGCTCCTCTGTAGAATATGCTTGGGCGAATCCGACCGCATCACAAGAATATGTCATGTCCCATGCCCAAGAGCTGTCTCTGGAGGTAGCGCAAGCGCATATTAACTTGTACGTGAATGAGTTTACGAGAAATTTGGGTAACGATGGTTATGCAGCTGTTGAGGCGTTGCTCGGTCGTGCAGCCGAGGAAGGGCTTGTACCAGCATTTGATTTGTCGACATTACGGCGATAG
- a CDS encoding cold-shock protein has product MQTGTVKWFNAEKGYGFIAVEGGNDVFVHFSAIQGDGFKTLEEGQRVEFNVVEGNRGPQAENVTKL; this is encoded by the coding sequence ATGCAAACAGGTACAGTTAAATGGTTCAACGCAGAAAAAGGTTATGGCTTCATCGCAGTTGAAGGCGGTAACGATGTATTCGTTCACTTCAGCGCAATCCAAGGCGACGGTTTCAAAACCCTCGAAGAAGGCCAACGCGTTGAATTCAACGTGGTTGAAGGCAACCGTGGTCCACAAGCTGAGAACGTAACAAAACTGTAA
- a CDS encoding response regulator transcription factor, producing MKRVLLIEDEINMARFIELELRYESFAITVAHDGHKGLELALQEEWDVILLDVMLPGLDGIAVCQKIRSVKKTPIIMLTARDSITDRVSGLDSGADDYIPKPFAIEELLARIRVVFRRQEEQENVPRTMLAHRGLVVQMEGRIVTKNNQPVELTKREYDLLVTFMKNINRVLPREVLLDTVWGFEAAVETNVVDVYVRYLRNKIDSPNEDSFISTVRGIGYVMRK from the coding sequence GTGAAAAGAGTGCTGCTAATAGAAGATGAGATCAATATGGCCCGATTTATTGAGCTGGAGCTGCGCTACGAATCGTTTGCGATTACAGTCGCGCATGATGGACATAAAGGACTCGAGCTCGCTTTACAGGAAGAGTGGGATGTCATATTATTGGACGTCATGCTTCCGGGGCTTGATGGTATTGCGGTTTGTCAAAAAATTCGTAGCGTGAAAAAAACGCCGATTATTATGCTGACAGCCAGAGACAGTATTACGGACCGTGTCTCAGGCTTGGACAGTGGGGCCGATGATTATATTCCGAAGCCATTCGCGATCGAGGAGTTGTTGGCACGCATACGCGTTGTATTTCGCCGTCAGGAAGAGCAGGAGAATGTCCCCCGAACCATGCTCGCACACCGAGGGCTGGTAGTCCAAATGGAAGGACGTATCGTCACCAAAAATAATCAACCTGTTGAGTTGACCAAAAGAGAGTATGATTTGCTCGTGACGTTCATGAAAAACATCAATCGAGTCCTGCCTCGCGAGGTGCTACTCGATACCGTGTGGGGATTCGAGGCGGCTGTCGAGACCAATGTTGTCGATGTGTACGTTCGGTATTTGCGCAATAAAATCGATTCTCCCAATGAGGACAGCTTTATCTCGACTGTACGCGGGATTGGCTATGTGATGCGAAAATGA
- a CDS encoding DUF2625 domain-containing protein — MKSFEELYCEEDSAIEEIKKWQSASDRKITLLPSEQEKGKKQLVDLQVTTRSTLGAVAFETGGILIHQGWLRILGSGHPHLPRSITSWNQQCALNEMLLVADDVIGGFFAINGGMFPDSIGSIWYFAPDSLAWEDLEIGYTDFLHWAMTGDIHTFYATFFWKDWEKDVSKLKGDEMFAIYPFLWSKEARELTMEGCSKKPVPALEIWEMSQKVV, encoded by the coding sequence ATGAAAAGCTTCGAGGAATTGTACTGCGAAGAGGATTCAGCGATAGAAGAAATAAAAAAATGGCAGTCAGCATCAGACCGAAAGATTACCCTTCTGCCGTCTGAACAGGAGAAAGGGAAAAAACAGCTTGTTGATTTACAAGTAACAACGAGGTCAACTCTAGGTGCTGTTGCTTTCGAAACAGGTGGGATTCTGATTCACCAAGGATGGCTACGGATTCTAGGGTCCGGCCATCCTCATTTACCTCGTTCCATCACTTCTTGGAATCAGCAATGTGCCTTGAACGAGATGTTGTTGGTAGCAGACGATGTCATAGGAGGGTTCTTTGCGATTAATGGTGGAATGTTTCCGGATTCGATAGGCAGTATATGGTATTTCGCTCCGGACAGTCTTGCGTGGGAAGATCTTGAAATTGGCTATACCGACTTTTTGCACTGGGCAATGACGGGGGATATCCATACGTTTTATGCGACATTTTTCTGGAAGGATTGGGAGAAGGACGTTTCCAAGCTAAAAGGCGATGAAATGTTCGCGATCTATCCTTTTTTGTGGTCAAAAGAAGCACGTGAATTAACAATGGAGGGGTGCTCAAAAAAGCCGGTACCTGCATTAGAAATTTGGGAGATGAGCCAAAAGGTTGTGTAG
- a CDS encoding class I SAM-dependent methyltransferase: MLHPPNPNTHPDWLAPHSLAWYTQLGEMTGEYVYPWRSTITEPNGESLFMEEISRMVPNQSVLDIGCGHGAFTLHWSRSAKEIVGLDVTENFVQKARTQTPANVSFVITNTKYTFPFHDDTFDCAYNRKGPTSAYPDVARVVKRGGSFIGLHPSDQLSAELFEWFPHLFGSRPVDTPILQILQERLRQAAFQRVDIQTVIATEYYQTPLDVIRMRCFGQSPTILTSTIEQHMESVMPIFDHYATSDGLPTTHMYYLVRAIV; the protein is encoded by the coding sequence ATGCTTCATCCACCGAATCCGAACACCCATCCCGACTGGCTCGCCCCCCATTCTTTGGCCTGGTACACTCAGCTGGGCGAAATGACTGGTGAATACGTATACCCGTGGCGCTCTACCATTACGGAACCGAATGGCGAGTCGCTATTTATGGAAGAAATTAGTCGCATGGTTCCGAATCAATCCGTTCTCGATATCGGCTGCGGGCACGGCGCATTCACACTACACTGGAGTCGTTCTGCCAAAGAAATTGTCGGCTTGGATGTGACAGAAAATTTTGTGCAGAAGGCTCGTACACAAACACCCGCAAACGTTTCCTTCGTTATCACCAATACGAAATATACCTTCCCTTTCCATGACGATACGTTCGATTGCGCTTACAATCGCAAGGGACCTACCTCCGCCTATCCAGATGTAGCACGCGTCGTCAAAAGAGGAGGCTCATTCATCGGATTACATCCGAGCGATCAGTTGTCCGCCGAATTATTCGAATGGTTTCCTCATTTATTTGGTTCACGTCCAGTAGACACTCCGATCCTACAAATTCTGCAGGAGAGACTCAGACAAGCTGCTTTCCAGCGAGTGGATATTCAGACGGTGATCGCCACCGAGTATTATCAGACCCCTCTCGATGTCATTCGCATGCGTTGCTTCGGGCAAAGCCCCACTATTCTCACGTCCACCATCGAACAACACATGGAGAGTGTTATGCCGATTTTTGACCACTATGCGACTTCTGACGGTCTGCCAACTACGCATATGTATTACCTCGTTCGCGCGATTGTTTGA
- a CDS encoding YitT family protein, producing MEQPLAKSAHQKLPIGKLLKRVFGILIGASLFSVALEIFLVPNNIIDGGIVGISIITSHLSGLPLGVFLFVLNLPFLIIGYKQIGKTFALSTLFGVTIMSIGTTLLHPVKGLTDDPLLAAVFGGILLGIGVGLVLRYGGSLDGTEIVAVLLNKKSPFSVGEIVMFMNLFILSSAGFVFGWDRAMYSLIAYYIAFKMIDLTIEGFQESKAVWIISDNHKDLGDAIVARLGRGVTYLNGEGGYTGDDKKVIFCIITRLEEAKLKLIVEEVDENAFLAVGNIHDVRGGQFKKKAIH from the coding sequence ATGGAACAACCACTTGCAAAATCGGCTCATCAGAAATTACCCATTGGAAAATTGCTCAAGAGGGTCTTCGGTATCCTGATTGGTGCTTCCCTGTTTTCGGTAGCACTCGAGATTTTTCTCGTACCGAACAATATTATCGACGGTGGAATCGTAGGTATCTCGATTATTACCTCGCATCTGTCTGGGTTGCCTCTTGGCGTTTTCCTTTTCGTGCTTAACTTGCCCTTCTTAATCATAGGGTACAAGCAAATCGGAAAAACGTTTGCACTCTCGACCCTCTTTGGGGTTACGATCATGTCAATTGGAACGACACTCCTTCACCCTGTCAAAGGGCTAACGGATGATCCCCTGCTTGCAGCTGTTTTTGGCGGCATACTTCTCGGGATTGGTGTAGGACTCGTTCTTCGTTATGGAGGCTCTCTGGACGGTACAGAGATCGTCGCTGTACTGCTTAACAAGAAATCTCCGTTCTCCGTTGGTGAGATCGTTATGTTCATGAACTTATTCATTTTGAGCAGTGCCGGATTTGTATTCGGTTGGGATCGCGCGATGTACTCGCTGATCGCCTACTACATTGCATTCAAAATGATCGATCTGACCATCGAAGGCTTCCAGGAGTCTAAAGCGGTATGGATCATTAGCGACAATCACAAGGATTTGGGAGATGCGATTGTTGCTCGTCTGGGCCGTGGCGTTACCTATTTGAATGGTGAGGGCGGCTATACTGGAGACGACAAGAAAGTAATTTTCTGCATCATTACGCGATTAGAAGAAGCCAAGCTGAAGCTGATCGTAGAAGAAGTTGACGAGAATGCCTTCTTGGCTGTCGGTAACATTCACGATGTGCGCGGCGGGCAGTTTAAGAAGAAAGCGATTCATTAA
- a CDS encoding nitroreductase family protein produces the protein MGKDFIAAVKDRRTYYGISKENVVSDERIKEIVQEAVKYSPSAFNSQSARVVVLLGAEHDKLWNITKETLRKIVPAENFGATEEKMNAFGSGYGTVLFFEDQSVVENLMQQFEAYKDNFPIWSEQSSGMLQFVVWTALEIEGFGASLQHYNPLIDEEVQQAWKIPSTWKLRAQMPFGKPTAQPGEKQFQSLDERVKFFS, from the coding sequence GTGGGTAAGGATTTTATTGCAGCCGTAAAAGACAGAAGAACGTACTATGGGATCAGCAAGGAAAATGTTGTATCTGATGAGCGCATTAAAGAAATCGTGCAGGAAGCAGTAAAGTACTCACCATCCGCATTCAACTCCCAAAGCGCTCGCGTTGTTGTCCTCTTGGGTGCGGAGCACGATAAGCTGTGGAACATCACCAAAGAAACCTTGCGTAAAATCGTTCCCGCTGAAAATTTCGGAGCCACGGAAGAAAAAATGAACGCCTTCGGTAGCGGCTACGGCACAGTTCTTTTCTTTGAAGACCAGAGTGTCGTCGAAAACCTCATGCAGCAGTTCGAAGCGTACAAAGATAATTTCCCGATTTGGTCCGAGCAATCTTCCGGCATGCTTCAATTTGTTGTGTGGACTGCGCTGGAAATCGAGGGCTTCGGTGCTTCCTTGCAGCATTACAATCCACTCATCGATGAAGAAGTCCAACAAGCATGGAAGATCCCTAGCACATGGAAACTGAGAGCACAAATGCCTTTTGGCAAACCAACCGCTCAACCAGGTGAAAAACAATTCCAATCGTTGGATGAGAGAGTGAAGTTCTTTTCCTAA
- a CDS encoding SRPBCC domain-containing protein, which yields MGFLKAEIEVSSSIELVWWAWTRKERLVQWFAPDATIEPYLGGAYELYFNPTNRDQMGTKGCIITHFEPKERLGFTWKGPDEFVDTMNHEDALTYVLVTLSEAEGKTQVLVEHFGWKEGEEWEKARGWHEMAWSHVLGSLKSALESGKGDLCCSPQAVHQG from the coding sequence ATGGGTTTCTTGAAAGCGGAGATAGAAGTATCATCATCCATAGAGCTAGTTTGGTGGGCATGGACACGAAAGGAACGGCTTGTTCAGTGGTTTGCGCCTGATGCAACGATTGAGCCGTATCTGGGTGGAGCGTACGAATTGTACTTCAATCCAACCAATCGCGACCAGATGGGGACGAAAGGGTGCATCATTACCCATTTTGAACCGAAGGAGCGCTTGGGCTTTACATGGAAGGGACCGGATGAATTTGTAGATACCATGAATCACGAGGATGCCTTGACTTACGTGCTTGTCACCTTGTCTGAAGCAGAGGGGAAAACGCAAGTATTGGTCGAGCATTTCGGTTGGAAAGAGGGAGAGGAGTGGGAAAAGGCTCGGGGCTGGCACGAAATGGCTTGGTCCCATGTTTTGGGGAGCCTGAAATCTGCACTTGAATCCGGCAAAGGAGATCTGTGCTGCTCTCCCCAGGCTGTTCATCAAGGGTAG